One genomic window of Streptomyces sp. NBC_01276 includes the following:
- a CDS encoding mechanosensitive ion channel family protein, protein MNSALRLLTVLGGSILLTAVVGWVIDVLLRRADARHPETPLWNSLRRCRTALQIVLLAALLRAAYRQTVWRPLQDHEEAVGRALSLALIGAGAWLIVGMTSATVESGYARYATGTRDPARVRRVRTQVTLIMRVVTAVVGVVAVAAMLLTFPSFRALGTSVLASAGIIGIVAGVAAQSTLGNLFAGFQIAFGDMVRIGDTVVVANEWGVVEEITLTFLAVRTWDERRITMPVSYFTTRPFENWSRGGAQMTGTVFLHCDHSAPVDLIRDKVREILDHCPQWDGRGWDVAVTETTPSTMVVRAIVTAKDPDCLWTVRCAVREQLIGWLSEKHPHALPRLVLEGAGDRDRAGGGTSPGARPTYGG, encoded by the coding sequence ATGAACAGCGCCCTTCGCCTGCTGACCGTACTCGGGGGCTCGATCCTGCTCACCGCCGTCGTCGGATGGGTCATCGACGTGCTGCTGCGCCGCGCCGACGCGCGGCACCCCGAAACACCCCTGTGGAACTCCCTGCGCCGCTGCCGGACCGCCCTGCAGATCGTGCTGCTCGCGGCGCTGCTCAGGGCGGCGTACCGGCAGACGGTGTGGAGGCCCCTCCAGGACCACGAGGAGGCCGTGGGCCGCGCCCTGTCCCTGGCCCTGATCGGCGCGGGAGCCTGGCTCATCGTGGGCATGACCTCCGCCACCGTCGAATCCGGCTACGCCCGCTACGCGACCGGCACCCGGGACCCGGCCCGGGTCCGCAGGGTCCGCACCCAGGTGACCCTGATCATGCGGGTCGTGACCGCCGTCGTCGGCGTCGTCGCGGTCGCGGCGATGCTCCTGACCTTCCCCAGCTTCCGGGCGCTCGGCACCTCCGTGCTGGCCTCCGCCGGCATCATCGGCATCGTCGCCGGCGTCGCCGCCCAGTCGACGCTGGGCAACCTCTTCGCCGGGTTCCAGATCGCCTTCGGCGACATGGTGCGCATCGGGGACACCGTCGTGGTCGCCAATGAATGGGGAGTGGTCGAGGAGATCACCCTGACCTTCCTCGCGGTGCGGACCTGGGACGAGCGCCGCATCACGATGCCCGTCTCCTACTTCACCACCCGCCCCTTCGAGAACTGGTCGCGCGGCGGCGCGCAGATGACCGGCACGGTGTTCCTCCATTGCGACCACAGCGCCCCCGTGGACCTCATACGCGACAAGGTGCGCGAGATCCTGGACCACTGCCCGCAGTGGGACGGCCGGGGCTGGGACGTCGCCGTCACCGAGACGACGCCCTCCACCATGGTCGTGCGCGCCATCGTCACGGCCAAGGACCCCGACTGCCTGTGGACCGTGCGCTGCGCGGTACGGGAGCAGCTGATCGGCTGGCTCTCGGAGAAGCACCCGCACGCCCTCCCGCGCCTGGTCCTCGAAGGCGCCGGCGACCGGGACCGCGCCGGTGGAGGGACCTCTCCCGGAGCACGCCCCACGTACGGCGGCTGA